One Glycine soja cultivar W05 chromosome 2, ASM419377v2, whole genome shotgun sequence genomic region harbors:
- the LOC114372102 gene encoding HVA22-like protein f, which translates to MTLFELSTHEILAWFPIWGYLKLMFCIWLVMPMFNGAAYINENYVRQYIKNIGRSSNYSEEYKKVLHMMTFDARKAVERYIGRYGPDAFERVVRAAEKESKKS; encoded by the exons ATGACCCTCTTTGAGCTTTCCACTCATGAGATCCTTGCTTG gtTTCCCATTTGGGGATACCTGAAGCTTATGTTTTGCATCTGGTTGGTAATGCCAATGTTCAATGGAGCGGCTTACATAAATGAGAATTATGTGAGGCAATATATAAAGAATATTGGAAGAAGTTCCAATTATTCTGAGGAGTACAAGAAGGTCCTTCACATGATGACCTTCGATGCAAGGAAAGCAGTTGAACGCTATATCGGTAGATATGGCCCTGATGCCTTTGAGAGAGTAGTGAGAGCG GCTGAAA